A single region of the Rhodospirillales bacterium genome encodes:
- a CDS encoding hemerythrin domain-containing protein: MNTIFDLLEADHREVKQLMKKAEDDPSLMAKIEQELDVHTRFEEEIFYVEAEAVTGMKEEIQDDLEEHQEAKEMLEKLSKLKAGGKEWTSALRELADALDHHIKDEETKLFPEARKKIDVIRSEEMTEQYMVMKEKAKAA; this comes from the coding sequence ATGAACACCATCTTTGACCTCCTCGAAGCCGACCATCGCGAAGTCAAGCAACTGATGAAGAAGGCCGAGGACGACCCAAGCCTGATGGCGAAGATCGAGCAGGAACTGGACGTGCACACCCGGTTCGAGGAAGAGATCTTCTACGTGGAAGCCGAGGCAGTTACCGGCATGAAGGAAGAAATCCAGGACGACCTGGAAGAGCACCAGGAAGCGAAGGAGATGCTGGAAAAGCTGTCCAAGCTCAAAGCTGGCGGCAAGGAGTGGACATCGGCGCTGAGAGAGCTTGCGGATGCCCTCGATCATCACATAAAAGATGAGGAAACCAAGCTGTTCCCGGAAGCCCGCAAGAAGATCGACGTCATCCGTTCTGAAGAGATGACGGAACAGTATATGGTGATGAAAGAGAAAGCGAAGGCAGCCTGA
- a CDS encoding DUF421 domain-containing protein produces the protein MFFESWTGLLRIIVVGSACYIALILMLRVSGKRTLSKMNAFDLVVTVALGSTFATVVIDRSVPLADGAVALGLLIFLQYAITWMSVRSDRVQALVKSEPTLLVRDGGFLDDAMRRQRVSREEVLAAIREEGNASLEGTALVVLETDGTMSVIRKSNDA, from the coding sequence ATGTTTTTCGAGTCCTGGACCGGCCTGCTTCGGATCATTGTCGTTGGCTCCGCCTGCTATATTGCCCTCATCCTCATGCTGAGGGTGTCCGGCAAACGCACCCTCAGCAAGATGAACGCTTTCGATCTCGTGGTAACGGTGGCGCTTGGCTCCACCTTCGCCACGGTAGTCATCGATCGTTCGGTCCCGCTCGCTGACGGCGCTGTCGCCCTGGGTTTGTTGATCTTCCTGCAGTACGCCATCACTTGGATGTCGGTGCGATCCGATCGCGTCCAGGCCTTGGTCAAGAGCGAGCCGACCTTGCTGGTACGGGACGGCGGTTTTCTCGACGACGCGATGCGGCGGCAGCGGGTGTCAAGAGAGGAAGTTCTGGCGGCTATCCGCGAGGAGGGCAACGCCTCGCTAGAGGGAACGGCGCTTGTGGTGCTGGAAACCGACGGCACCATGAGCGTCATTCGCAAGTCGAACGATGCGTGA
- a CDS encoding acetolactate synthase 3 large subunit, translated as MADDMMTGAQILLKALTDQGVQDVFGYPGGAILPVYDELYKQNAIRHILVRQEGGAVHAAEGYARSTGKVGVVFVTSGPGATNAVTGLTDALMDSVPLVCICGQVPTHLIGNDAFQEADTTGITRPCTKHNYLARNTDDLARIVHEAFYVARSGRPGPVLIDLPKDVSQGTGHYMSPEDVRHRTYRPRTKAAPDAIETAVSMMAAARKPLIYAGGGVINSGDRASELLTKLVDTSGFPITLTLMGLGAVPSSHPNFLGMVGMHGTYEANMVMHDCDLMLNIGARFDDRVTGRLNAFAPRAKKIHIDIDASSINKNVMVDLGIVGDVASVLEDLLAVWTKRKVKPDQKALAGWFDEIKVWRARDCLAFRQEGDIIKPQYAISRLFELTKGRDDVFITTEVGQHQMWAAQLYGFEKPRRWLTSGGLGTMGYGLPSAMGVQVAHPGALVIDIAGEASIMMNIQEMSTIAQYRLPVKVFILNNEYMGMVRQWQELLHGSRYSQSYMEALPDFVKLAEAFGGVGLRAERAAELDDVIKEMIAVDRPVIADIRVDKAENCFPMIPSGAAHNEMLLGPADQVAKPISEEGMVLV; from the coding sequence ATGGCGGATGATATGATGACCGGCGCACAGATCCTCCTGAAGGCGCTCACCGACCAGGGCGTCCAGGACGTCTTCGGCTATCCGGGAGGCGCCATTCTGCCGGTATACGACGAGTTGTACAAACAGAACGCCATCCGCCACATCCTGGTCCGTCAGGAAGGTGGCGCGGTCCATGCCGCCGAAGGCTATGCCCGCTCCACCGGCAAGGTGGGCGTGGTGTTCGTGACCTCCGGACCCGGCGCCACGAATGCCGTGACCGGCTTGACCGACGCGCTGATGGACAGCGTGCCGCTGGTCTGCATCTGCGGCCAGGTGCCGACCCACCTGATCGGCAACGACGCCTTCCAGGAGGCCGACACCACCGGCATCACCCGTCCGTGCACCAAGCACAACTACCTTGCGCGCAACACCGATGACTTGGCGCGCATCGTCCACGAGGCGTTCTACGTGGCGCGGAGCGGCCGCCCCGGGCCGGTTCTGATCGACCTTCCCAAGGACGTTTCCCAGGGGACGGGCCACTACATGTCGCCGGAGGACGTTCGCCATCGCACCTACCGCCCGCGCACCAAGGCCGCCCCGGACGCGATCGAGACGGCGGTCAGCATGATGGCGGCGGCCAGGAAGCCTCTGATTTACGCCGGCGGCGGGGTCATCAACTCCGGCGACCGCGCCTCCGAGCTGTTGACGAAACTGGTCGACACGAGCGGCTTTCCGATCACCCTGACGCTGATGGGCCTCGGGGCGGTGCCGTCATCGCATCCCAACTTCCTCGGCATGGTGGGCATGCACGGCACCTACGAAGCGAACATGGTGATGCACGACTGCGACCTGATGCTCAACATCGGTGCCCGCTTCGACGACCGGGTGACCGGGCGGCTGAACGCCTTCGCGCCCCGTGCCAAGAAGATCCACATCGACATCGACGCATCCTCCATCAACAAGAACGTGATGGTGGACCTGGGCATCGTCGGCGACGTCGCTTCGGTGCTCGAAGACCTGCTTGCCGTGTGGACGAAACGGAAGGTGAAGCCCGATCAGAAGGCTTTGGCCGGCTGGTTCGACGAGATCAAGGTGTGGCGCGCCCGCGACTGCCTGGCCTTCCGCCAGGAGGGCGACATCATCAAGCCGCAGTACGCCATCTCCCGGCTGTTCGAGCTGACCAAGGGCCGCGACGACGTCTTCATCACGACGGAGGTCGGCCAGCACCAGATGTGGGCGGCGCAACTCTACGGCTTCGAGAAGCCGCGGCGCTGGCTCACCTCGGGCGGGCTCGGCACCATGGGCTATGGTCTGCCGTCGGCGATGGGCGTGCAGGTCGCCCACCCCGGGGCGCTGGTGATCGACATCGCCGGCGAGGCCTCGATCATGATGAACATCCAGGAGATGTCGACCATCGCCCAGTACCGCCTGCCGGTGAAGGTGTTCATCCTCAACAACGAGTACATGGGCATGGTCCGCCAGTGGCAGGAGTTGCTGCACGGCAGCCGCTATTCGCAGAGCTACATGGAGGCGCTCCCCGATTTCGTGAAGCTGGCGGAGGCTTTCGGTGGCGTGGGACTGCGGGCGGAACGGGCTGCCGAGCTTGACGACGTCATCAAGGAGATGATCGCCGTCGACCGGCCGGTAATCGCCGACATCCGCGTCGACAAAGCGGAAAATTGCTTCCCGATGATCCCCTCCGGAGCCGCTCACAACGAGATGCTGCTCGGGCCGGCCGACCAGGTGGCCAAGCCGATTTCTGAAGAGGGCATGGTGCTCGTATAG
- a CDS encoding PRC-barrel domain-containing protein — MTIAVAAAAPLLTAPSVKADQSECMKDLGQVTDKYQPVMQHLDSKDRRGVSSMKSAAVYLASVDRDDACEEVVEALNDLMTERESGLVTQGVLQPADERARQQRLEQAASKIGQHQALRARDVIGADVRNLQDEDLGDVEDVIVNPADGTASHLLVATGGFLGMGEDIVAVPVGKVGFTDAMDVVLVNMPEDAFEKAPKITEENINSPDQAAWRQETQSYFDQNTPK, encoded by the coding sequence ATGACGATCGCAGTGGCGGCGGCGGCACCTCTGCTGACGGCGCCGTCGGTCAAAGCCGATCAGTCGGAGTGCATGAAGGACCTGGGCCAGGTCACCGACAAGTATCAGCCGGTGATGCAGCATCTCGACAGCAAGGACCGGCGCGGCGTGTCGTCGATGAAGAGCGCCGCCGTCTACCTCGCCAGCGTCGACCGGGATGACGCCTGTGAAGAGGTCGTCGAGGCTCTCAACGACCTGATGACCGAGCGCGAAAGCGGCTTGGTGACGCAGGGCGTTCTGCAACCGGCTGACGAACGGGCGCGCCAGCAACGGCTGGAGCAGGCCGCGAGCAAGATTGGACAGCATCAGGCGCTCCGTGCCCGGGACGTGATCGGCGCCGACGTGCGTAACTTGCAGGACGAGGATCTCGGCGACGTTGAGGACGTGATCGTCAATCCAGCCGACGGTACCGCATCGCATCTTCTCGTCGCGACCGGCGGCTTCCTCGGGATGGGCGAGGACATCGTCGCGGTTCCGGTCGGCAAAGTCGGCTTTACCGATGCGATGGACGTGGTGCTGGTCAACATGCCTGAGGACGCCTTCGAGAAAGCTCCGAAGATCACCGAGGAGAATATCAACAGCCCGGACCAGGCGGCGTGGCGCCAGGAGACGCAATCCTACTTCGACCAGAACACGCCGAAGTAG
- a CDS encoding PQQ-dependent sugar dehydrogenase codes for MAQTAVTPNPISDPIRKSGIKVELDDFVTPPRTDDVKPYANIQFLYHADDGSGRLYLIDTRGVVWQIENGKVDPSPLLDVRGDPDFVNGGTPTGLRSFAFHPDFETPSAAGYGKLYTVNAKTVASAPAGVPVFDGPYTPVYHSTIIEWQVARPADPGPIVAGSGREVLRVAQPEKGHDLNQIAFNPAAKPGSEDYGALYIASGDGGNNPPRPDRFDAGQDLQQALSKILRIDPLKSGSASYTVPADNPFVGRSDALPEVWATGFRNPQNFSFDQGGRGDLLIGEIGQAQIEEVNIGVAGGNYGWQPREGTFATARGDQGVLYTLPGDDSGFTYPVAQYDHDEGRAIAGGFVYRGADIPELAGHYVFGDIAAGRVFHVPLSALQTAQKSGRPAEIKELTLLVNGAERTLLDVVKASRADLRFGQDANGEIYVLTKQDGQVRKLASASDVAPTPTPDPGPVAGLGRVEAEDLALTRYVVASSSEASGGALIRTLSNGVATHTFNGTKGTYDLKVRYLDEDDGTSRGTLKVAGVEVDRWDFDKGDGWTIRSKTVSLDTGDRIELATTQNAGEYGRVDYLEVARSDGTPVPTPTPTPTPDPGPTAGVGRLEAEDLALTRYAVASSSEASGGALIRTLSNGVATHTFNGTKGTYDLKVRYLDEDDGTSRGTLKVAGVEVDRWDFDKGDGWTVRSKTVSLDTGDRIELATTQNAGEYGRVDYLEVTRSDGTPAPTPTPTPTPDPGPTAGVGRLEAEDLALTRYAVTSSSEASGGELIRTFSNGVATHTFGGDNGRYKISVRYLDEDDGSGSGAVTVEGKQISNWRFDAGGGWKTHSLFANLEQGDRIDISTARDAGEYGRVDYVELELWT; via the coding sequence TTGGCCCAGACTGCAGTTACACCGAACCCGATCTCGGATCCCATCCGCAAGAGCGGCATCAAGGTTGAGCTAGACGACTTCGTCACGCCGCCGCGCACCGACGACGTCAAGCCGTACGCCAACATCCAGTTCCTTTATCACGCGGACGACGGCAGCGGCCGCCTCTACCTGATTGACACCCGCGGGGTCGTGTGGCAAATCGAGAACGGCAAGGTTGACCCCTCGCCACTGCTGGACGTGCGCGGCGACCCGGACTTCGTCAACGGCGGCACCCCCACTGGTCTCCGCAGCTTCGCCTTTCATCCGGACTTCGAAACGCCGAGCGCCGCCGGCTATGGCAAGCTCTACACCGTCAACGCGAAGACCGTCGCCAGCGCTCCCGCCGGCGTGCCGGTCTTCGACGGGCCATACACGCCGGTCTATCACAGCACGATCATCGAGTGGCAGGTCGCCAGACCCGCCGATCCCGGCCCGATCGTTGCCGGCAGCGGCCGGGAGGTGCTACGTGTGGCGCAGCCGGAGAAGGGTCACGACCTCAACCAGATCGCGTTCAACCCCGCCGCCAAGCCCGGCAGCGAGGACTACGGCGCCCTCTACATCGCCAGCGGCGACGGCGGCAACAATCCGCCGCGCCCGGACCGCTTCGATGCGGGCCAGGACCTGCAGCAGGCGCTATCCAAGATACTCAGGATCGACCCGCTGAAGAGCGGCAGTGCATCCTACACGGTGCCGGCGGATAACCCGTTCGTCGGCCGCAGCGACGCGCTGCCGGAGGTGTGGGCGACCGGGTTCCGCAATCCGCAGAACTTCAGCTTCGATCAGGGCGGCCGCGGCGACCTGCTGATCGGCGAGATCGGCCAGGCGCAGATCGAGGAGGTCAACATCGGCGTCGCAGGCGGCAACTATGGCTGGCAGCCGCGGGAAGGCACGTTCGCCACCGCGCGCGGCGACCAGGGTGTGCTATACACCCTGCCCGGCGACGATAGCGGCTTCACCTACCCGGTGGCCCAGTACGACCACGACGAGGGCCGCGCCATCGCCGGCGGCTTCGTCTACCGCGGTGCCGACATTCCCGAACTCGCCGGACACTACGTGTTCGGCGACATCGCCGCCGGACGGGTTTTCCACGTGCCGCTGTCGGCGCTCCAGACCGCGCAGAAATCGGGTCGGCCGGCGGAAATCAAGGAGCTGACGCTGCTCGTCAACGGCGCCGAGCGCACGCTGCTGGACGTGGTCAAAGCGTCGCGGGCGGACCTCCGCTTCGGGCAGGACGCCAACGGCGAGATTTACGTCCTGACCAAGCAGGACGGCCAAGTCCGCAAGCTCGCCAGCGCCTCCGATGTGGCACCGACCCCAACGCCCGATCCCGGCCCAGTTGCCGGGCTGGGCCGGGTGGAGGCCGAGGACCTGGCGCTCACCCGGTACGTCGTGGCGTCGAGCAGCGAGGCGTCAGGCGGCGCGTTGATCCGGACGTTGAGCAACGGCGTCGCCACCCACACGTTCAACGGCACCAAGGGCACATACGACCTGAAGGTGCGTTACCTGGACGAAGACGACGGCACCAGCCGCGGGACATTGAAGGTGGCGGGGGTCGAGGTCGACCGCTGGGACTTCGACAAGGGCGACGGCTGGACCATCCGTAGCAAAACGGTGAGCCTCGACACCGGCGACCGCATCGAGCTGGCCACGACCCAGAACGCCGGCGAGTACGGCCGCGTCGATTACCTGGAGGTGGCGCGGTCGGACGGCACGCCGGTGCCAACTCCGACACCGACCCCAACGCCCGATCCCGGCCCGACGGCAGGAGTTGGCCGACTGGAGGCCGAGGACCTGGCGCTCACCCGGTACGCCGTGGCGTCGAGCAGCGAGGCGTCCGGCGGCGCGTTGATCCGGACGTTGAGCAACGGCGTCGCCACCCACACGTTCAACGGCACCAAGGGCACATATGACCTGAAGGTGCGCTACCTGGACGAAGACGACGGCACCAGCCGCGGGACATTGAAGGTGGCGGGGGTCGAGGTCGACCGCTGGGACTTCGACAAGGGCGACGGCTGGACCGTCCGTAGCAAAACGGTGAGCCTCGACACCGGCGACCGCATCGAGCTGGCCACGACCCAGAACGCCGGTGAGTACGGCCGCGTCGATTACCTGGAGGTGACGCGGTCGGACGGCACGCCGGCGCCAACTCCGACACCGACGCCAACGCCCGATCCCGGCCCGACGGCAGGAGTTGGCCGACTGGAGGCCGAGGACCTGGCGCTGACCCGCTACGCCGTAACGTCCAGCAGCGAGGCGTCCGGCGGCGAGTTGATCCGGACGTTCAGCAACGGCGTCGCCACTCACACGTTTGGCGGCGATAACGGACGATACAAGATCTCGGTGCGCTATCTGGATGAGGACGACGGAAGCGGTTCCGGGGCGGTGACGGTCGAGGGCAAGCAGATCAGCAACTGGCGTTTCGACGCTGGCGGCGGCTGGAAGACCCACTCGCTGTTCGCCAACCTCGAACAAGGCGACCGCATCGACATCAGCACTGCCCGCGATGCCGGCGAATACGGCCGCGTCGACTACGTGGAGTTGGAACTCTGGACGTGA
- the miaA gene encoding tRNA (adenosine(37)-N6)-dimethylallyltransferase MiaA, translating to MGTSEANLTPVVVIAGPTASGKSALAVDVAEAVRGTVINADSMQVYRELRVLTARPSPADEARAPHRLFGVLPAAKRCSVGRWLAMAVSEIQSAREDGRVPVVVGGTGLYLKALIHGLTPIPIIPANVRAQAEALHARLGGAAFRAALAALDPESAGRLRESDPQRLIRAYEVAAATGRPIGDWRRSAPASPAGCGPFVVVVVRPPRETLYASIDVRFDRMIADGVVDEVRTIVAMRLDPSLPAMKAVGVRELAAALDGNSTMEVAVAAAKQASRNYAKRQLTWLRHQLAADVSLDEKYSESFRAKTLSNIRRFLLTRGARPST from the coding sequence ATAGGGACGTCCGAAGCGAACCTGACTCCCGTCGTTGTCATCGCCGGCCCGACGGCGAGTGGCAAATCTGCGCTGGCGGTGGATGTTGCCGAAGCCGTCCGCGGCACCGTGATCAATGCCGACAGCATGCAGGTCTACCGGGAGCTGCGAGTGCTGACTGCGCGTCCCAGCCCAGCCGATGAGGCTCGGGCGCCACACCGGCTGTTCGGCGTGCTGCCGGCGGCGAAGCGGTGCTCTGTCGGACGCTGGCTGGCGATGGCGGTGAGCGAGATCCAATCGGCGCGTGAGGATGGCCGTGTTCCGGTGGTCGTCGGCGGCACCGGGCTTTACCTCAAAGCCTTGATACACGGGCTGACGCCGATCCCCATCATCCCCGCGAACGTACGGGCACAGGCAGAGGCGTTGCACGCGCGGCTGGGCGGCGCGGCGTTTCGGGCGGCGCTGGCGGCGCTCGACCCGGAAAGCGCCGGTCGTCTGCGGGAGAGCGACCCTCAACGCCTGATCCGTGCGTACGAGGTGGCGGCGGCCACCGGTCGGCCGATCGGCGACTGGCGCCGCTCAGCACCGGCGTCCCCGGCCGGCTGCGGGCCGTTCGTCGTCGTGGTCGTCCGGCCGCCGCGGGAGACCTTGTATGCGTCCATCGACGTTCGTTTCGACAGGATGATTGCCGACGGCGTCGTGGACGAGGTGCGCACAATCGTGGCTATGCGGCTCGATCCGAGCCTGCCGGCGATGAAGGCGGTCGGGGTGCGGGAACTGGCGGCGGCGCTCGACGGCAACAGCACCATGGAGGTAGCGGTCGCCGCGGCGAAACAGGCATCGCGGAACTACGCCAAGCGGCAATTGACGTGGTTGCGCCACCAGTTGGCCGCCGACGTGTCGCTGGACGAGAAATATTCGGAAAGTTTCCGCGCAAAAACCCTTTCGAACATTCGCCGGTTTCTGTTGACCCGCGGCGCGCGACCCTCTACATGA
- the ilvN gene encoding acetolactate synthase small subunit — MTVISEASPSERHTISVLVDNEPGVLARVVGLFSGRGYNIESLTVAETDPEGNLSRITIVTSGTRMIIEQIKNQLGRLVPVHKVSDLTVEGPCVERELALIKVNGTGDKRVEALRIADIFRARVVDSTNESFVFEIVGRTSKMQAFVKLMAPLGLVDVARTGVAAIARGPSAI, encoded by the coding sequence TTGACCGTGATCAGCGAGGCCTCCCCATCGGAACGGCACACGATCTCCGTTCTCGTCGACAACGAACCGGGCGTGCTCGCCCGCGTGGTCGGCCTGTTCTCGGGGCGCGGCTATAACATCGAGAGCCTCACGGTCGCCGAGACCGACCCCGAGGGCAATCTATCCCGCATCACCATCGTCACGTCGGGGACGCGAATGATCATCGAGCAGATCAAGAACCAGCTCGGCCGGCTGGTGCCGGTGCACAAGGTCAGCGACCTGACCGTCGAGGGTCCATGCGTGGAGCGGGAACTGGCGCTGATCAAGGTCAACGGCACCGGGGACAAGCGGGTGGAAGCGCTCCGGATCGCCGATATCTTCCGGGCTCGCGTCGTCGACAGCACCAACGAGTCGTTCGTGTTCGAGATCGTCGGCCGCACCTCGAAGATGCAGGCGTTCGTCAAGCTGATGGCGCCGCTTGGCCTGGTCGATGTCGCGCGCACCGGCGTCGCCGCCATCGCCCGCGGCCCGTCGGCGATCTAG
- a CDS encoding 2-isopropylmalate synthase, which produces MSTNPDPNRIVIFDTTMRDGEQSPGASMTLDEKLRIAALLEEMGVDVIEAGFPIASRGDFEAVHEIAKVVKNSVVCGLSRAARGDIELAAQAIKPAPRGRIHTFISTSPLHMKYKLQMEPDQVYDAVIDSVRTARRFTDDVEWSCEDGSRSDHDFLCRCVEAAIKAGATTINIPDTVGYALPEEFAALIRMLWNQVPNIDRAVFSVHCHNDLGLAVANSLAAVRAGARQVECTINGLGERAGNAALEEIVMALRTRQDLMPYTTGIASEHIMRASRLVSAVTGFVVQPNKAIVGANAFAHEAGIHQDGMLKHAGTYEIMTPESVGLHKSKLVLGKHSGRHAFREKIRELGYDLGDNALADAFQRFKDVADVKKEVFDDDIIALVDDEVLRVNDRITLKSLTIQCGTCQPHAALELKVDGEVRGCEDTGDGPVDAAFTCIKRLFPTDARLQFYQVHAVTGGTDAQAEVTVRLEEHGRTVNGRGADTDTIVASVKAYVNALNKLLVKREKTAPSALSA; this is translated from the coding sequence ATGAGTACCAACCCTGATCCGAACCGGATCGTTATCTTCGACACCACCATGCGCGACGGCGAGCAGTCGCCCGGCGCCTCGATGACGCTCGACGAGAAGCTCAGGATCGCCGCCCTGCTCGAGGAGATGGGGGTCGACGTGATCGAGGCCGGCTTCCCGATCGCGTCCCGCGGCGACTTCGAGGCCGTGCACGAGATCGCCAAGGTCGTGAAGAACTCGGTCGTCTGCGGGTTGAGCCGCGCCGCCCGCGGCGACATCGAACTCGCTGCCCAGGCGATCAAGCCGGCGCCGCGCGGGCGCATCCATACGTTCATCTCCACCAGCCCGCTGCACATGAAGTACAAGCTGCAGATGGAGCCGGACCAGGTCTACGACGCGGTGATCGACAGCGTCCGCACCGCGCGCCGCTTTACCGATGACGTGGAGTGGTCGTGCGAGGACGGCTCGCGGAGCGACCACGATTTCCTCTGCCGCTGCGTCGAAGCGGCGATCAAGGCGGGCGCCACCACCATCAACATCCCCGACACCGTCGGCTACGCCCTGCCGGAAGAGTTCGCGGCGCTCATCCGGATGCTGTGGAACCAGGTGCCGAACATCGACCGGGCGGTCTTCTCGGTCCACTGCCACAACGACCTCGGCCTCGCCGTCGCCAACTCGCTGGCCGCCGTGCGGGCCGGCGCGCGCCAGGTCGAGTGCACCATCAACGGCCTCGGCGAGCGCGCCGGCAACGCCGCGCTGGAAGAGATCGTCATGGCGCTGCGCACCCGCCAAGACCTGATGCCGTACACCACCGGGATTGCCAGCGAGCATATCATGCGGGCATCGCGACTGGTCTCGGCGGTGACCGGTTTCGTCGTCCAGCCCAACAAGGCCATCGTCGGCGCCAACGCATTCGCCCACGAAGCCGGCATCCACCAGGACGGCATGCTGAAGCACGCCGGCACCTACGAGATCATGACCCCGGAGTCGGTCGGACTGCACAAGTCGAAGCTGGTGCTGGGCAAGCATTCCGGCCGCCACGCCTTCCGCGAGAAGATCAGGGAGTTGGGCTACGATCTCGGCGACAATGCGCTGGCGGATGCCTTTCAGCGCTTCAAGGACGTCGCCGACGTCAAGAAGGAAGTCTTCGACGACGACATCATCGCCCTGGTCGACGACGAGGTTCTCCGCGTCAATGACCGCATCACCCTGAAATCCCTGACCATCCAGTGTGGCACCTGCCAGCCGCACGCGGCGCTCGAGCTCAAGGTGGACGGCGAAGTGCGCGGCTGCGAGGACACCGGCGACGGCCCTGTCGACGCCGCCTTCACCTGCATCAAGCGGTTGTTTCCGACCGACGCGCGCCTGCAGTTCTACCAAGTGCACGCCGTGACCGGCGGCACCGACGCCCAGGCCGAAGTCACAGTGCGGCTCGAAGAGCACGGCCGCACCGTCAACGGCCGCGGCGCCGACACCGACACGATCGTCGCCTCCGTCAAGGCGTACGTGAATGCTCTCAACAAGCTGTTGGTGAAGCGGGAGAAGACGGCGCCGTCGGCGCTGTCGGCCTGA
- a CDS encoding DUF2254 domain-containing protein, with product MRAQVWKLVNGISQSYWFVPTAMAIAAAASAFGMVSLDRLIGSSWIDGIPWLHAYEADGARAVLQTIAGSMITVAGVTFSITIVAVASTAMNFGPRLMTNFMTDRGNQVTLGTFVATFLYCILVLTSVYGGEDSAGAYVFVPTLAVLGALLMGVASLGVLIYFIHHIPENIHISQMIAGIGHDLLKRIDILYPDHLGEGAGPPAGFSADDGGVPLPSEDAVAVDAGDVGYVQNIEGSQLIAAAKKKGLVLWMTVAPGAFVSHTSPLVLAKPSALVDAAAIRSVRAAFVLGARRTPSQDVLFLVKQLAEVAIRALSPGINDPFTACYCIDWFSAALKKLAGREIPYRYRFDDNGDLRVVAEPTTFENFADAMFGQLRPYAQGDRTVALHLLHALVDLRLNLPTGHQRSVIDRHCDTLLTGCHADLSHPDDKSAIDLIFRDNDLRVGRRAP from the coding sequence GTGCGCGCGCAGGTTTGGAAGTTGGTGAACGGTATAAGTCAAAGCTATTGGTTCGTCCCGACGGCAATGGCGATCGCCGCCGCGGCGTCCGCTTTCGGCATGGTCAGCCTGGATAGATTGATCGGCAGTTCCTGGATCGATGGCATCCCCTGGCTTCATGCCTACGAGGCCGACGGCGCCCGCGCGGTGTTGCAAACGATCGCCGGCTCGATGATCACGGTGGCGGGCGTCACCTTCTCGATCACCATCGTCGCGGTGGCGTCGACGGCGATGAACTTCGGGCCGCGCCTGATGACCAACTTTATGACCGACCGCGGAAATCAAGTCACCCTCGGCACCTTCGTCGCCACCTTCCTTTATTGCATCCTGGTCCTGACCAGCGTCTACGGGGGTGAAGACTCGGCCGGGGCCTACGTCTTCGTGCCGACGCTTGCGGTGCTGGGCGCGTTGCTAATGGGTGTCGCAAGCCTCGGCGTGCTTATTTACTTCATCCACCACATCCCGGAGAACATCCACATCTCGCAGATGATCGCCGGCATCGGTCACGATCTCCTGAAGCGGATCGACATCCTCTATCCGGACCACCTGGGCGAGGGCGCCGGACCCCCGGCCGGGTTTTCCGCCGACGACGGCGGCGTTCCGCTTCCCAGCGAGGACGCGGTGGCGGTCGACGCGGGCGACGTCGGCTACGTCCAAAACATCGAGGGCTCCCAGTTGATCGCCGCAGCCAAGAAAAAGGGACTGGTGCTGTGGATGACCGTCGCCCCCGGCGCCTTCGTCTCCCATACGTCCCCTCTTGTTCTTGCCAAGCCGTCCGCGCTCGTCGACGCCGCCGCCATACGCAGCGTGCGCGCGGCGTTCGTGCTCGGCGCCCGCCGCACGCCGTCGCAGGACGTGCTGTTTCTCGTGAAGCAGTTGGCGGAGGTGGCGATCCGGGCGCTGTCGCCCGGCATCAACGACCCGTTCACCGCGTGCTATTGCATAGACTGGTTCAGCGCCGCACTGAAGAAATTGGCAGGCAGGGAAATCCCCTACCGCTACCGCTTCGACGACAACGGCGATCTCCGCGTGGTCGCGGAACCGACGACCTTCGAGAACTTCGCCGACGCGATGTTCGGGCAACTGAGGCCGTACGCGCAAGGGGACCGCACGGTCGCCCTGCACCTCCTTCATGCTTTGGTCGACCTGCGCCTGAACCTGCCGACAGGGCACCAGCGATCGGTTATCGACCGGCACTGCGACACCCTGTTGACGGGCTGCCACGCCGACCTCTCCCATCCCGATGACAAGAGCGCCATCGACCTGATTTTCCGCGACAACGATCTCCGCGTCGGACGCCGCGCCCCATGA